A stretch of Eleutherodactylus coqui strain aEleCoq1 chromosome 2, aEleCoq1.hap1, whole genome shotgun sequence DNA encodes these proteins:
- the ARPP19 gene encoding cAMP-regulated phosphoprotein 19: MSADNQETKAHEENSSDEQKEMEDKVISPEKAEEAKLKARYPHLGPKPGGSDFLRKRLQKGQKYFDSGDYNMAKAKIKNKQLPAAAPDKTEVTGDHIPTPQDLPQRKPSLVASKLAG; encoded by the exons ATGTCCGCGGATAACCAGGAGACCAAAGCACACGAGGAGAACTCCTCCGACGAGCAGAAG GAGATGGAAGATAAGGTGATCAGCCCAGAAAAGGCGGAAGAGGCAAAATTGAAAGCAAGGTATCCTCATCTGGGTCCTAAACCAGGAGGTTCAGACTTCTTGAGAAAAAGGCTACAGAAAGGG CAAAAATATTTTGACTCTGGGGACTACAACATGGCTAAAGCAAAGATCAAGAACAAGCAACTTCCCGCTGCTGCTCCAGACAAGACGGAGGTGACGGGAGACCATATTCCAACTCCGCAAGACCTTCCCCAGAGGAAACCTTCTCTGGTGGCCAGCAAGCTGGCAGGTTGA